One Leptospira noumeaensis DNA window includes the following coding sequences:
- the sthA gene encoding Si-specific NAD(P)(+) transhydrogenase, whose product MSINRFDLLAIGGGPAAQKAAIQASKMGKKAAIIEKDPYLGGGCVHYGTIPSKSLQETSRFYRNLKLSKLHGLQSPQTATLTLQELMFRADTVIEKEEDVTREQMIENRVTTLTGWGQIIDPHHVEVTDSAGRKKVYETENILIATGSSPRRPANENIPFEDGLVYDSDGLFTMKKMPTSLAVVGAGIIGSEYATIFSHIGVQVHLFDSQSRILGFLDEDVSNEMTRIMQQSGISIHVDSSITNYKKLPNEDGYELTTNKGEVVRVHQVLISRGRLGNVDNLGLESVGIIPNDRKQILVNENYQTNVSNIYACGDVIGFPSLASVSMYQGAYVAKHMFGHPSVPVDAEEFPIGIYTLPEIATIGPTEEALKARGVSYGVGMAKFDTITRAQISGDQVGLLKILFDKQSRRVLGVHIISDKATELIALGQCVVNLKAPIEYFTEHIFNYPTMIGAYKNAANDALLREK is encoded by the coding sequence ATGTCCATCAATCGTTTTGATTTACTCGCCATCGGGGGCGGTCCTGCCGCACAAAAAGCTGCTATCCAAGCAAGCAAAATGGGAAAAAAAGCAGCCATCATTGAAAAAGACCCATACTTGGGTGGTGGTTGTGTCCACTATGGGACCATCCCTTCCAAATCCTTACAGGAAACGAGCCGGTTTTATCGGAATTTAAAATTGTCCAAACTGCATGGACTCCAATCTCCACAAACGGCAACACTCACCTTGCAAGAGCTTATGTTTCGCGCAGACACTGTGATTGAAAAAGAAGAAGATGTCACTCGTGAACAGATGATTGAAAATAGAGTCACCACACTCACGGGTTGGGGACAAATCATTGATCCTCACCACGTAGAAGTCACAGATTCTGCGGGAAGAAAAAAAGTCTACGAAACAGAAAATATCTTAATCGCCACAGGAAGTAGCCCTCGTCGACCCGCAAACGAAAACATTCCTTTTGAAGATGGACTAGTTTATGATAGTGATGGGCTCTTTACCATGAAAAAGATGCCTACCTCTCTCGCTGTTGTGGGAGCAGGGATCATTGGTTCTGAGTATGCTACTATTTTTTCTCATATTGGAGTGCAAGTTCATCTCTTTGATTCTCAGAGCCGGATTCTTGGATTTTTGGATGAAGACGTATCCAATGAAATGACTCGGATCATGCAACAATCAGGGATATCCATCCATGTTGATTCTTCGATTACAAATTATAAAAAACTTCCCAATGAAGATGGGTATGAACTCACAACTAACAAAGGTGAGGTGGTACGTGTCCACCAAGTTCTAATCTCTCGGGGTCGATTGGGGAATGTTGACAATTTAGGCTTAGAATCTGTTGGGATCATTCCCAATGATAGAAAACAAATCTTAGTGAACGAAAACTACCAAACCAATGTTTCCAATATTTATGCTTGTGGTGACGTGATTGGATTTCCTAGTTTGGCGTCCGTGTCTATGTACCAAGGTGCCTATGTCGCAAAGCATATGTTTGGTCATCCTTCTGTTCCAGTTGATGCTGAAGAATTTCCAATTGGAATTTATACATTACCGGAAATCGCAACCATAGGACCAACAGAAGAAGCACTCAAAGCTCGAGGGGTTTCTTATGGAGTGGGTATGGCAAAGTTTGATACCATCACTCGGGCTCAAATCAGCGGGGACCAAGTAGGTCTTTTAAAAATCCTTTTTGATAAACAATCCAGACGTGTTTTGGGAGTTCATATCATTTCTGACAAGGCAACGGAACTCATTGCCCTTGGACAATGTGTGGTAAATCTCAAGGCACCCATTGAGTACTTTACCGAACACATTTTTAATTACCCTACCATGATTGGGGCTTATAAAAATGCCGCGAATGATGCCCTTTTAAGAGAAAAATAA
- a CDS encoding FecR family protein codes for MNEFDKQHTIAKWEELLRKPSKVTESREFPSWEVVSKRNIQFEYNPKSVSNSNVVSFFRKPLGLAIVGGSVLSLAATLFFVFLLNPNSSQTNGSDLAIVSAAKSSKEISSPLKVIVSSVKGKVSVLPQGSSHPVPLVKSYQLASGDVVITEGSAQIDLDFETGSWMRITPNSEVVMDLIEKTNEAQSQKFSVKKGKLFASVSKLSKDSQFVVQAGEHLTQVRGTVFSVQFDGTTEVVAVREGSVAVGDLVLSAKQQTVVKLGEPVAATASPVNLKEEKELKAFQTQTVLARESKLYEEHARLELVRLEDGTEYRGVILGQSETHLHFQGLEGLIEIPIQKILETEKIR; via the coding sequence ATGAACGAATTTGATAAGCAACATACAATCGCTAAATGGGAAGAACTCTTACGGAAACCATCCAAGGTGACTGAGTCCAGAGAATTTCCCTCTTGGGAAGTTGTCTCCAAACGAAATATCCAATTCGAATACAATCCTAAGTCAGTTTCCAATTCCAATGTAGTTTCTTTTTTCCGTAAACCTTTGGGCCTTGCTATTGTGGGGGGATCGGTTCTCTCGCTTGCGGCTACACTATTTTTTGTTTTTTTACTAAATCCAAATTCCTCACAAACAAATGGATCCGATCTAGCAATTGTATCTGCCGCTAAATCTTCGAAGGAAATTAGCTCTCCTTTAAAAGTTATCGTTTCGTCGGTTAAAGGGAAGGTTTCTGTCCTTCCCCAAGGAAGTTCCCATCCAGTTCCACTCGTCAAAAGTTATCAATTGGCCTCGGGTGATGTTGTCATCACCGAAGGATCTGCACAGATTGATTTGGATTTTGAAACAGGATCCTGGATGCGAATCACACCGAATTCAGAAGTGGTTATGGACTTAATCGAAAAAACAAATGAAGCCCAATCACAAAAGTTTTCGGTTAAAAAGGGGAAGTTATTTGCCTCTGTTTCGAAACTATCGAAGGACAGCCAATTTGTTGTCCAAGCTGGCGAACATCTTACGCAAGTTAGAGGAACAGTCTTTAGTGTTCAATTTGATGGCACCACTGAGGTGGTTGCTGTGCGAGAAGGTTCGGTTGCCGTAGGAGACTTAGTCCTATCTGCAAAACAACAAACGGTTGTCAAACTAGGGGAGCCGGTGGCAGCCACTGCCTCACCGGTAAATTTGAAAGAGGAAAAGGAACTCAAAGCCTTTCAAACACAAACTGTTCTTGCTCGTGAGTCCAAATTGTACGAAGAACATGCAAGATTAGAACTTGTACGATTGGAAGATGGAACCGAATACCGAGGAGTGATCCTTGGACAATCAGAGACACATCTCCACTTCCAAGGATTGGAAGGGCTTATCGAAATCCCGATCCAAAAGATATTAGAAACAGAAAAAATCCGTTAA
- a CDS encoding choice-of-anchor D domain-containing protein, with product MRSLPMNQKLNFLILLTLLSLTIIGCPGGGGGGGGAAFALLGMGGGGGGDVPAPKLEIVYNGISRESGATLDLGSEPINTPDGKTGTITIKNTGTASITLPGSPNIVALSGTDASQFTVTQPSTSTLAAGASVTFTLNFKPTTTGLKTATIKIQSSDAAVGSFQMNLTGTGGAGAFRLDVSVSATQISSNGSYAMGSVEEQSVGTPVTFTVRNTGSFVVNFDSPAVTSSNARFVLSQASFTGTLAIGQSKTFTIGFSPLVAGAEESNIAILYDGSASFLYKVTATATVKPVPTIAISHNSSSFTTGGSIPNFGVVWPPEVAGAKTVTITNSGTATMTGISISKLGTDPGQFSVSAFSAGTSLAPGASGTFTIQFVPTLHGEKNAIVRVQTANGSNGSASSSDLAVVGTGRTGVDVLVTWSATNEKAVNDTDGGYNVCYSKTSNFTAVPIANSIFCAAVPNAGGNTPTSKTISVPSYGTWYFKVYSYGKYNTTGGLPSTQVSVVVPQS from the coding sequence ATGCGTTCTTTACCCATGAATCAAAAACTGAATTTTCTAATATTATTAACACTTTTATCTTTAACAATCATTGGTTGCCCTGGCGGTGGTGGAGGGGGCGGGGGAGCTGCATTTGCTTTGTTAGGTATGGGCGGTGGTGGCGGAGGTGACGTCCCAGCTCCCAAATTAGAAATCGTCTACAATGGCATTAGCAGAGAAAGCGGTGCCACGCTTGATTTAGGATCTGAACCCATTAACACACCAGATGGTAAAACAGGAACGATAACCATCAAAAATACTGGAACTGCTTCGATTACATTACCAGGATCTCCTAATATTGTAGCCCTTTCCGGAACGGATGCTTCACAATTTACAGTGACCCAACCAAGCACCTCGACATTAGCGGCGGGAGCGTCGGTTACATTTACATTAAATTTCAAACCGACTACCACTGGATTAAAAACTGCTACAATTAAAATTCAATCGAGTGATGCTGCTGTTGGTTCTTTCCAAATGAATTTAACAGGAACAGGTGGAGCAGGTGCTTTTCGTCTAGATGTCTCCGTTTCTGCGACTCAAATATCGTCTAATGGAAGTTACGCTATGGGTTCAGTTGAAGAACAATCCGTGGGAACTCCTGTTACGTTTACTGTCCGAAATACCGGAAGTTTTGTAGTAAACTTTGATTCACCAGCAGTTACATCTTCAAACGCAAGATTTGTTCTAAGCCAAGCAAGTTTTACTGGGACACTTGCCATTGGACAGAGTAAAACGTTTACCATTGGATTCTCTCCCTTGGTCGCGGGAGCTGAGGAGTCAAATATTGCGATTCTCTACGATGGTTCGGCAAGTTTCTTATATAAGGTCACTGCGACTGCAACAGTGAAACCTGTGCCTACAATTGCAATATCTCATAACTCTAGCAGTTTTACAACTGGCGGTTCTATTCCCAATTTTGGCGTAGTCTGGCCTCCTGAAGTTGCCGGAGCAAAAACGGTTACTATAACTAATAGTGGAACTGCCACTATGACAGGGATTTCCATCTCTAAATTAGGAACAGATCCTGGTCAATTTTCAGTCAGTGCTTTTTCCGCAGGAACTAGTCTAGCACCAGGAGCCTCAGGAACTTTTACCATTCAATTTGTACCAACTCTACATGGTGAAAAAAACGCAATTGTAAGAGTACAAACTGCAAATGGAAGTAATGGAAGTGCTTCTTCTTCCGATTTGGCTGTTGTGGGAACAGGAAGAACCGGGGTAGATGTTTTAGTCACCTGGTCTGCAACGAATGAAAAAGCAGTCAATGATACTGATGGTGGCTATAATGTATGTTACAGCAAAACCTCAAACTTTACTGCCGTACCCATTGCAAATTCTATTTTTTGTGCCGCTGTGCCAAATGCGGGAGGAAATACTCCGACCTCTAAAACGATTTCTGTTCCATCCTATGGAACATGGTATTTCAAAGTGTATTCATATGGTAAATATAACACAACTGGTGGATTACCTTCAACGCAAGTGTCCGTAGTAGTTCCACAATCTTAA
- a CDS encoding DUF1554 domain-containing protein, with amino-acid sequence MIATYIAGLDSQCASDVNKPSSSSTSTYKALVADGTNRITCASANCTNNIWKLVCVEQ; translated from the coding sequence ATGATAGCAACTTATATTGCCGGACTTGATAGCCAATGTGCTTCTGACGTAAACAAACCTTCTTCTAGCAGTACAAGCACCTACAAAGCACTAGTTGCCGATGGAACCAATCGTATTACTTGTGCATCAGCCAATTGTACCAACAACATTTGGAAACTGGTTTGTGTGGAACAATAA
- a CDS encoding methylated-DNA--[protein]-cysteine S-methyltransferase — protein sequence MDENHKHYEIIKNSIEYVLEHFEDQPSLDSLAERVSLSPFHFQKVFRTWAGVSPKEFLQFVTVTHAKRLLKESSVLDTTYSLGLSGTGRLHDLFVKLEAMTPGEYKRGGEGLVLQYEVFPSLFGDILLVSSERGIQSLQFIDSGEKGILETKKEFPSAVWKEGGNDEHQKLKDYFQKLTIPETPIPLYVYGTEFQLKVWRSLLKIPLGTLCTYGDIATSIGQTSAQRAVGTAIGKNPIAYLIPCHRVIQTSGLFGGYRWDPDRKRMIIAWEQAKVVAPNNDLLNVTK from the coding sequence GTGGATGAAAATCATAAACATTACGAAATCATAAAAAATTCCATCGAATATGTTTTGGAACATTTTGAAGACCAACCTAGTTTGGATTCTCTAGCAGAACGAGTTTCGCTTAGCCCTTTTCATTTCCAAAAGGTATTTCGAACTTGGGCCGGAGTTTCACCAAAAGAATTTTTACAGTTCGTCACAGTTACTCACGCCAAACGATTGTTAAAAGAATCGTCAGTTTTAGACACAACTTATTCTCTTGGACTTTCGGGAACGGGCCGACTTCATGATTTATTTGTCAAATTAGAAGCCATGACTCCAGGTGAATACAAACGAGGAGGGGAAGGACTAGTTTTGCAATACGAAGTATTTCCTTCTCTTTTTGGTGATATCCTTCTTGTTTCCTCAGAACGTGGGATCCAATCCCTTCAGTTTATCGATTCAGGAGAAAAAGGAATTTTAGAAACCAAAAAAGAATTCCCAAGTGCTGTTTGGAAGGAAGGTGGAAATGATGAACACCAAAAACTAAAGGACTACTTCCAAAAATTAACCATTCCCGAAACTCCCATTCCCTTATATGTATATGGAACTGAATTCCAACTCAAAGTATGGAGATCCTTATTAAAAATCCCTTTAGGTACACTTTGTACCTATGGAGACATTGCGACTTCGATTGGACAAACATCAGCACAAAGAGCAGTAGGGACAGCAATTGGTAAAAATCCAATCGCTTACCTCATCCCTTGTCACCGTGTGATCCAAACCTCAGGTTTATTTGGTGGATACAGATGGGATCCGGACCGGAAACGAATGATCATTGCTTGGGAACAGGCTAAAGTGGTTGCACCAAACAATGATTTATTGAATGTAACTAAGTGA
- a CDS encoding S8 family serine peptidase codes for MKNNKHLIPKCVSLVVAVFAITNILVSEPIWEPYRKSLEATVDSSNLSNQKKPLFVPNEIVIKFKKQIPNSELSTQTSRLGFRPGIKNERGHFVTGKIMDGESVETAVARAKNDPNVEYAEPKYLYYKYASAPNDPGFGNLWALNNNAQAIPSPSYSPSQGTSGKDMNVLGAWDVTTSCSNTIIAVLDTGVTYTHEDLVGNMWNGASCVDHDNNAIGGGCPNHGWDYAGSDNDPKDEDGHGTHVSATIGAVGNNNKGISGVCQSAKIMAVRVLGLQGGTNDAIAQGIRFAVNNGAKVINMSLGGPAFSQTMLDAIEYARINDVLIVAAAGNSNLNLNILNNDSYPCEYDKDNILCIAAVDQNFNRATFSNYNSHNTAASRTVDFGAPGTNIYSGYGNEVSYNENSTSYAGWQISTTTGSAWLNTSCLTSNYKMLTNPNCTLPNYLFNNSAVSVSNLSANTNSIVYRNFTIPSGSTRVTLSHYVVNYGNRWTSSICYDFMQVRYSSNTGVPTTTLQLYDSNYGAMKTDLCNDGQYIFESHPDDTLILTNCIGGGTNCTVGYRMSTDGSGNYPGGFVTDVYLSAWAPSNTAYSNLNGTSMAAPNVSGVAALIRSYNGTTFTYQDVITKLIEGGVAATDISTITRYGKTINANASIKHLKQVTGVTAALQ; via the coding sequence ATGAAAAATAACAAACATTTGATTCCAAAATGTGTATCTCTTGTAGTGGCGGTTTTCGCGATTACAAATATTCTTGTTTCCGAGCCTATCTGGGAACCATACCGGAAAAGTTTAGAAGCGACAGTCGATTCTTCAAATTTGAGCAATCAAAAAAAACCTTTATTTGTTCCTAATGAAATTGTAATTAAATTCAAAAAACAGATTCCGAATTCGGAACTATCCACACAAACCTCTCGTTTGGGTTTCAGACCAGGAATCAAGAATGAAAGGGGACATTTTGTCACAGGTAAAATTATGGATGGCGAGTCCGTTGAAACTGCTGTGGCTCGTGCGAAAAATGATCCAAATGTAGAATATGCTGAGCCAAAATATCTTTATTATAAATATGCCAGCGCACCAAACGATCCAGGATTTGGGAATTTATGGGCCTTAAACAATAATGCGCAAGCGATTCCGTCTCCAAGTTACTCTCCAAGTCAAGGAACCAGTGGTAAAGATATGAATGTGTTAGGTGCTTGGGATGTAACTACCTCTTGTTCCAATACGATCATTGCTGTTCTTGATACAGGTGTGACTTACACCCACGAAGACCTTGTAGGAAATATGTGGAATGGAGCAAGCTGTGTTGACCATGATAACAATGCAATAGGTGGTGGTTGTCCTAATCATGGATGGGACTATGCAGGTTCCGATAATGATCCAAAAGATGAAGATGGTCATGGCACCCACGTTTCTGCAACTATTGGAGCAGTTGGAAATAACAACAAAGGAATTTCAGGAGTCTGCCAAAGTGCTAAGATAATGGCGGTTCGAGTGTTAGGTCTCCAAGGCGGAACTAACGATGCTATTGCACAAGGCATTCGATTTGCTGTTAATAATGGAGCTAAAGTCATTAATATGAGTTTAGGTGGCCCTGCCTTTTCACAAACCATGTTAGATGCCATCGAATACGCTCGTATCAATGATGTATTGATCGTTGCTGCGGCAGGAAATTCAAATTTAAATCTAAATATACTCAATAATGATTCTTACCCTTGCGAATACGATAAGGATAATATACTTTGTATTGCAGCGGTTGATCAAAACTTTAATAGAGCCACTTTCTCTAATTACAATTCCCATAATACTGCTGCAAGTCGTACGGTAGATTTTGGTGCTCCAGGAACAAACATTTACAGCGGGTATGGTAATGAAGTTTCGTACAATGAAAATTCAACTAGTTATGCTGGCTGGCAGATTTCAACAACCACGGGAAGTGCATGGCTTAATACAAGTTGCTTAACCTCTAATTATAAAATGCTTACAAATCCAAACTGTACTTTGCCGAATTATTTATTTAATAATTCGGCTGTATCTGTTTCGAATCTTAGCGCTAACACAAATAGTATAGTATATAGGAATTTTACAATCCCGAGTGGGTCAACAAGAGTTACTCTTTCGCATTATGTTGTGAATTATGGAAATCGCTGGACAAGCAGCATTTGTTACGACTTTATGCAAGTTCGATATTCTTCAAATACTGGTGTTCCCACAACTACATTGCAGTTATATGATAGCAATTATGGCGCAATGAAAACTGATCTATGTAACGATGGGCAATATATTTTTGAGAGCCACCCTGATGATACATTAATTCTAACGAACTGTATTGGCGGCGGTACAAACTGCACTGTAGGATACCGAATGTCAACGGATGGTTCTGGTAATTACCCTGGTGGATTTGTTACTGACGTTTATCTTTCCGCTTGGGCACCTTCAAACACTGCTTATTCAAATCTTAACGGAACATCTATGGCTGCGCCAAATGTCTCTGGAGTGGCAGCACTGATCAGATCTTATAATGGTACAACTTTTACTTACCAAGATGTGATCACAAAGCTTATTGAAGGTGGAGTGGCAGCAACAGATATTAGTACAATCACAAGATATGGAAAAACCATCAATGCTAATGCTTCTATCAAACATCTCAAACAAGTCACTGGAGTTACCGCTGCTTTACAATAA
- a CDS encoding RNA polymerase sigma factor, translated as MSQIYERSHKRIYDFLYKYTQNADTAMDLMQDSFLSFHKHYGNAGLSEEKSVMVLYTIARNLSINYAKKFSTTREIVSDEIEFHSHNPKLETKAEYQDLEDRLYSFLVELSEEERSALLLKNVEGFQLVQIAEVLGVSVSTASRLVIRATEKVLAIAKRENLVPD; from the coding sequence ATGAGTCAAATTTATGAAAGAAGTCATAAACGTATTTATGACTTCCTCTACAAGTACACTCAAAATGCGGACACGGCGATGGATTTGATGCAAGACAGCTTCTTAAGTTTCCATAAGCACTACGGCAATGCCGGTCTCTCGGAAGAGAAGTCCGTCATGGTTTTATATACGATTGCTCGCAATTTGTCGATTAATTATGCTAAAAAGTTTTCTACCACAAGAGAGATTGTTTCTGATGAAATCGAATTTCATAGTCACAATCCCAAATTGGAAACTAAAGCAGAATATCAGGACTTAGAAGACAGGCTCTATTCTTTTCTGGTGGAGTTGTCGGAAGAGGAACGTTCTGCTTTGTTACTGAAAAATGTGGAAGGATTTCAGCTGGTGCAAATCGCTGAAGTTCTGGGTGTTTCGGTTTCTACGGCATCTCGTTTGGTCATTAGGGCCACCGAGAAGGTGTTAGCCATTGCTAAGAGAGAGAATCTGGTACCGGATTAA
- the hrpB gene encoding ATP-dependent helicase HrpB — protein MSKSLDPFPVLTALQSIVDSIQKNPVTILDAPPGTGKTTALPTELLKAGVASGKKICILEPRRIAAKNAAKRISQSLNEEVGGSIGYRVRFDTKISKDTKIEFVTDGILTKILLADPELKEYGLIVFDEFHERKLDSDLCFALARRTQEVFRNDLKLLIMSATLEGQNFESIGILSKPIQVSASTHPLEIFHMGDSSKKQKERLLDLIPKAVEQTEGDILVFLSGKKEIQDLKYGLESIHAIQSNAAVLSLYGDLDLHQQEQIFLPHPHNKKKIILSTNIAESSVTIPGVRVVFDTGYHKHAVFDSESGVSHLIKDRISMSSAKQRAGRAAREGKGFVYRLWSKEEESSFLDRTKPEILEGDIDRLVLEVKSWGEEVDQLPFLDPPNKGSVIRSTNRLQLLGCLDQNSNLTNIGKECLRYPLPIRLGKILAILPKDKESLIADIVALVGKESSGTESKLFPEETQPKNFPYELRSVYDQILRIYREKSDFSTTVPDRDRLFYLSSGFPDRIAKAKILNGKDFKLSNGKQGILNTTSLQIPEFILVLDTFSFGSDLLITNFLPIEEKQIEKFFQDQIQTKVVSETRTNQRGESFLVVKEERSLGELVLDSKETKSPNPTVLSLALAEYITKTSLEEEWKKDPELKNFYHRVQFLERNGILDTNTDMNHLKQTSKDWLFPFIDFDSGKISLEKLPYLEAFKAYVGYDKKNTIDSEAPKSIQVPSGSHISLNYEGNEPELHVKLQELFGLKSLPKLADGKVSILIHLLSPARRPVQITKDLESFWNHGYHEVKKELKGRYPRHPWPDKPWEATATKYLNHNKRS, from the coding sequence GTGTCAAAATCCTTGGATCCATTTCCCGTACTCACCGCCTTACAATCCATTGTTGATTCCATTCAAAAAAATCCTGTGACGATTTTGGATGCCCCACCAGGGACCGGAAAAACAACAGCTCTCCCCACAGAACTTCTAAAGGCTGGTGTCGCTTCAGGGAAAAAAATCTGTATATTAGAACCAAGACGAATTGCAGCAAAAAATGCCGCCAAACGAATCAGCCAATCTTTAAACGAAGAAGTGGGAGGCAGTATTGGTTACCGGGTTCGATTTGATACTAAAATCAGCAAAGATACAAAAATCGAGTTTGTGACCGATGGAATTTTAACAAAGATTTTGTTAGCAGATCCAGAACTCAAAGAGTATGGACTGATTGTTTTTGATGAATTTCATGAAAGAAAACTGGATTCTGATCTATGTTTTGCTCTCGCACGTCGCACCCAAGAAGTTTTTCGAAACGATTTAAAACTTCTCATCATGAGTGCCACTTTAGAAGGACAAAATTTTGAATCCATTGGCATCCTGTCAAAACCCATCCAAGTCAGTGCAAGCACTCATCCCTTAGAAATTTTTCATATGGGAGATTCTTCCAAAAAACAAAAAGAGAGACTTCTCGATCTGATTCCCAAAGCCGTAGAACAAACAGAAGGTGATATTTTGGTATTTTTATCTGGGAAAAAAGAAATCCAAGATTTAAAATATGGATTGGAATCCATCCATGCCATCCAATCAAATGCTGCTGTGCTTAGTTTGTACGGCGATTTGGATCTGCACCAACAGGAACAAATTTTTTTACCACATCCACATAACAAAAAAAAGATCATTCTATCCACAAATATCGCAGAATCATCTGTCACCATTCCTGGAGTCAGAGTCGTTTTTGATACAGGATATCACAAACATGCGGTTTTTGATTCGGAATCGGGGGTTTCTCACCTAATCAAAGATAGGATTAGTATGAGTAGCGCCAAACAACGTGCAGGTCGAGCCGCACGCGAAGGCAAAGGATTTGTTTACAGACTTTGGTCCAAAGAGGAAGAAAGTTCTTTTTTAGACAGAACCAAACCAGAAATTTTAGAAGGTGATATTGACCGATTGGTTCTAGAAGTTAAGTCCTGGGGGGAAGAGGTTGATCAGTTACCTTTTTTAGATCCACCAAATAAAGGTTCGGTGATTAGAAGTACCAACCGGTTGCAACTTTTAGGATGTTTGGATCAAAATTCCAACCTGACAAACATAGGAAAGGAATGTTTGCGTTACCCTCTTCCCATTCGGCTGGGAAAAATTTTAGCAATTCTGCCAAAAGACAAAGAAAGTCTAATTGCCGATATAGTCGCGTTAGTTGGGAAAGAAAGTTCAGGAACAGAAAGCAAACTTTTTCCGGAAGAAACCCAACCAAAAAATTTTCCGTACGAATTACGCTCGGTATATGACCAAATTTTACGAATTTACAGGGAAAAATCGGATTTTTCAACCACTGTCCCAGATAGGGATCGGTTGTTTTATCTCAGTTCTGGGTTCCCGGACCGGATTGCCAAAGCCAAAATTTTAAATGGAAAAGACTTTAAACTTTCGAATGGAAAACAAGGAATCCTAAATACAACATCCCTTCAAATTCCAGAATTCATTTTAGTGTTGGACACTTTTTCTTTTGGTTCGGATCTTTTGATTACGAATTTTCTACCAATCGAAGAAAAACAAATTGAGAAATTTTTCCAAGACCAAATCCAAACCAAAGTAGTTTCCGAAACAAGAACCAATCAAAGAGGCGAATCCTTTCTTGTTGTGAAAGAAGAAAGATCACTTGGTGAATTGGTTTTAGATTCTAAAGAAACAAAATCTCCCAACCCAACTGTACTCAGTTTGGCGCTTGCCGAATATATAACAAAAACTTCCCTGGAAGAAGAATGGAAAAAAGACCCAGAATTAAAAAACTTTTATCACCGAGTTCAATTTTTAGAACGAAACGGTATTTTAGATACCAATACCGATATGAATCATTTAAAACAAACCTCCAAAGATTGGCTTTTTCCTTTTATCGATTTTGATTCTGGTAAAATTTCCCTCGAGAAACTTCCCTATTTGGAAGCATTCAAAGCCTATGTAGGATATGATAAAAAAAATACAATCGATTCCGAGGCGCCTAAATCCATCCAAGTTCCTTCAGGTTCTCATATTTCTTTGAACTATGAGGGAAATGAACCTGAGTTACATGTCAAATTACAAGAGTTATTTGGTCTGAAATCTTTACCAAAACTCGCCGATGGTAAGGTGAGTATCCTCATCCATTTGCTTTCACCAGCGCGTAGGCCTGTACAAATCACAAAAGATTTAGAAAGTTTTTGGAATCACGGTTATCATGAAGTCAAAAAAGAATTAAAAGGGAGATATCCTAGACACCCTTGGCCCGATAAACCTTGGGAAGCCACTGCGACCAAATATTTGAATCACAACAAACGTTCGTAA
- a CDS encoding lysoplasmalogenase family protein, with protein MLKSTMVYYLILTTIPSAIISAFCIHWYTLQGESNPLKRLEHSRGIYLGFSFQILLFAWLLFQLGHARFSYPLYAIGFSFLGDWFNLQFPIAKKQMEDPVLGGIFSFAIAQVFFLLSFWRLTSWNEIYTGILPYAITGALLVLPAIIFYFRVYNPNRSKWVIASAFIYGLVLCFFVSLCINAYFSFGGVWIYLAIGAGFFLLSDAVMGETTINGTRHPKWEFQVPWVTYLIAQSFLLVGFFLISHTRHLG; from the coding sequence ATGTTAAAATCAACTATGGTATATTACTTAATTCTCACAACCATTCCTTCCGCCATCATCTCGGCTTTTTGTATCCACTGGTATACATTACAGGGAGAATCAAATCCTCTCAAACGACTCGAACACTCGCGTGGGATTTATCTGGGTTTTTCCTTTCAAATTTTACTTTTTGCGTGGTTGTTATTTCAATTGGGACATGCCAGATTTTCTTATCCTTTGTATGCCATTGGATTTTCTTTTTTAGGAGATTGGTTTAATCTCCAATTCCCTATTGCTAAAAAACAAATGGAAGACCCAGTTCTCGGGGGAATCTTTAGTTTTGCCATTGCACAAGTTTTCTTTTTGTTATCGTTTTGGCGTTTGACCAGTTGGAATGAAATCTACACGGGAATTTTGCCTTACGCGATTACAGGAGCATTACTCGTCCTTCCAGCCATTATCTTCTATTTTAGAGTTTATAACCCCAATCGGTCAAAATGGGTGATAGCTTCGGCCTTTATTTATGGACTTGTTCTTTGTTTTTTTGTTTCTCTTTGTATCAACGCCTATTTTTCGTTTGGTGGAGTTTGGATTTATTTGGCCATTGGAGCAGGATTTTTCTTACTTTCTGATGCCGTGATGGGAGAAACAACTATCAATGGAACCAGACACCCTAAATGGGAATTCCAAGTTCCATGGGTTACCTATCTAATCGCTCAATCATTTTTACTTGTAGGTTTCTTTTTAATTTCTCATACAAGGCATCTAGGATAA